One window of Desulfobacca acetoxidans DSM 11109 genomic DNA carries:
- a CDS encoding N-6 DNA methylase, whose protein sequence is MSRITQQQLESYLWGAATLLRGTIDAGDYKQFIFPLLFYKRLCDVFDEETQVALTESGGDTEFAAYPENHRFQIPPEAHWQEMRQVAKDVGRTLHNALRSIETANPDKLYGIFGDAQWTNKDRLPDAMLRDLIEHFATLNLSLANLPEDELGQGYEYLIKKFADDSGHTAAEFYTNRTLVHLMTEMLAPQPGESVYDPTCGSGGMLLSCIAHLRRQGQEWRNVRLYGQERNLMTSAIARMNCFLHGVEDFHIVRGDTLAHPRFVEGDRLQRFDVVLANPPYSIKQWNRKAFAADPWGRNLFGTPPQGRADYAFWQHILCSLSPQTGRCAILFPHGVLFRQEEAEMRRKIIEADLIECVLGLGPNLFYNSPMEACVVVCRMAKPRERRGKILLINAVNEVTRERAQSFLTDTHIQHILHAYQTFQDEPGFTGVASLEEIRARDGNLSILLYVSSPEANNQIQVSANGSLQESLAAWLSSAREARSSLAGVLGANPIIESEGLAAKPASSLPTWLKREEWQRLPFGAFAESINERVEPSDAGDEIYVGLEHLDPQDLHIRRWGKGSDVIGTKLRFRKGDLIFGRRRAYQRKLAIAQFDGICSAHAMVVRAKPEVVLPEFLPFLMVSDRFMNRAVEISVGSLSPTINWKTLKLEKFPLPSIDQQRRIAEILWEADKVFGKYFSVTKALAKIENALVDIMVRSAAANFESKPLRELIIGKPQYGANAPAANYRDGMPRYVRITDIETKGRLTKQDIVAVLLDESSQKKYELADGDLLIARTGNTVGKSYLYSESDGRCVYAGYLVRFRPNREIVLPEYLFRVTQSSYYRNWLENNIRVGAQPNVNGTEYGSLLIPLPPLSFQSERLSDIKELSSGDQGYEELISAIRFLATSFLNDIFCE, encoded by the coding sequence ATGAGCCGTATCACCCAACAGCAGCTTGAATCCTATCTCTGGGGGGCGGCGACGCTCCTGCGGGGGACCATCGATGCCGGGGATTACAAGCAGTTCATCTTCCCGCTGCTCTTTTACAAGCGCCTCTGTGACGTTTTTGACGAGGAAACCCAGGTGGCGCTGACAGAATCCGGCGGTGATACCGAATTTGCCGCCTACCCGGAGAACCACCGTTTTCAAATTCCCCCTGAGGCCCACTGGCAAGAAATGCGGCAGGTAGCCAAAGACGTCGGTCGGACCCTGCACAATGCCCTGAGAAGCATCGAGACCGCCAACCCTGACAAGCTCTACGGCATCTTCGGGGACGCCCAGTGGACCAATAAGGACCGTCTTCCTGACGCCATGTTGCGGGACCTCATTGAACACTTCGCCACCCTGAACCTCTCCCTGGCCAACCTGCCGGAAGACGAGCTGGGGCAGGGCTACGAATACCTCATCAAGAAGTTTGCCGACGACTCCGGCCACACGGCCGCGGAGTTCTACACCAACCGCACCCTGGTCCACCTCATGACCGAGATGCTGGCGCCCCAGCCGGGGGAATCGGTCTACGACCCCACCTGCGGTTCCGGAGGGATGCTGCTCTCTTGTATCGCCCACCTGAGGCGGCAAGGGCAGGAGTGGCGCAACGTCCGCCTCTACGGGCAGGAACGCAACCTGATGACCTCCGCCATCGCCCGGATGAACTGCTTTCTCCATGGCGTCGAGGATTTTCATATTGTCCGGGGCGACACCCTGGCCCACCCTCGGTTCGTGGAGGGCGACCGCCTGCAGCGCTTTGACGTGGTCCTGGCCAATCCGCCCTATTCCATCAAGCAGTGGAACCGAAAAGCCTTTGCCGCCGATCCCTGGGGCCGCAACCTCTTCGGCACCCCGCCCCAGGGCCGGGCCGATTACGCCTTCTGGCAGCACATCCTTTGTAGTCTGTCACCTCAGACTGGCCGTTGTGCCATCCTTTTCCCCCATGGTGTCCTCTTCCGGCAGGAAGAAGCAGAGATGCGCCGGAAGATCATCGAGGCCGACCTCATTGAGTGCGTCCTGGGTCTGGGGCCGAACCTCTTCTACAACTCCCCCATGGAGGCCTGCGTCGTCGTCTGCCGCATGGCCAAGCCCAGGGAGCGCCGGGGCAAAATTCTCCTTATCAACGCAGTGAACGAAGTCACTCGCGAGCGCGCCCAGAGCTTTCTCACCGACACGCACATCCAGCACATCTTACATGCCTACCAGACGTTCCAGGACGAACCTGGCTTCACCGGGGTGGCTTCACTGGAGGAAATCCGGGCCAGGGACGGCAACCTGAGTATTCTACTGTATGTTTCCTCGCCGGAAGCCAACAACCAAATCCAGGTTTCGGCAAATGGTTCCTTACAGGAATCGCTTGCTGCCTGGCTATCTTCGGCCCGAGAGGCTCGAAGTTCTTTGGCAGGAGTTTTAGGAGCGAACCCGATTATAGAAAGTGAAGGGTTGGCAGCCAAACCGGCCAGTTCTTTGCCAACCTGGCTAAAGCGGGAGGAATGGCAGCGCCTGCCTTTTGGGGCTTTTGCGGAAAGCATTAACGAACGGGTGGAACCGAGTGACGCAGGTGACGAAATTTATGTCGGGCTGGAGCACCTCGACCCGCAAGACCTGCACATCCGCCGCTGGGGCAAGGGGAGCGACGTCATTGGCACCAAGCTCAGGTTTCGCAAGGGAGACCTTATTTTTGGCCGCAGGCGCGCGTACCAGCGCAAACTTGCTATAGCTCAGTTTGACGGCATCTGCTCAGCGCACGCCATGGTTGTGCGGGCTAAGCCCGAAGTCGTGCTGCCCGAGTTCCTGCCCTTCCTGATGGTGAGCGACCGCTTTATGAATAGGGCGGTGGAGATTTCCGTGGGCTCGCTTTCGCCTACAATTAACTGGAAAACCCTGAAACTTGAAAAGTTCCCCTTGCCGTCGATCGACCAGCAGCGGCGGATTGCGGAAATTCTTTGGGAGGCCGACAAGGTTTTCGGTAAGTATTTTTCAGTAACTAAAGCTTTAGCGAAAATTGAGAATGCACTGGTTGATATTATGGTCAGATCTGCAGCGGCCAATTTCGAGTCAAAACCCTTAAGGGAGCTTATCATAGGTAAGCCCCAATATGGGGCTAACGCACCGGCAGCTAATTATCGCGATGGAATGCCACGCTACGTCAGAATTACGGATATTGAAACCAAGGGGCGCTTGACCAAACAAGACATTGTGGCCGTTTTATTGGATGAGTCAAGCCAAAAGAAATATGAACTCGCCGACGGAGATCTTCTCATAGCACGGACCGGTAATACGGTAGGTAAAAGTTACTTGTATTCTGAGTCAGACGGGCGGTGTGTATATGCTGGCTACTTAGTGCGGTTTCGTCCAAATCGCGAAATAGTTCTTCCTGAATATCTATTTCGAGTGACTCAATCCTCATATTATCGTAATTGGCTGGAGAATAACATACGAGTTGGGGCGCAGCCAAATGTCAACGGGACCGAATACGGGTCGTTATTAATTCCCTTGCCTCCGCTTTCATTTCAGAGTGAGAGACTCTCAGATATTAAGGAACTCTCTTCCGGCGATCAGGGTTACGAAGAGCTTATATCAGCAATTCGATTTCTGGCAACCTCATTCCTTAACGATATTTTTTGCGAATAG
- a CDS encoding GmrSD restriction endonuclease domain-containing protein, whose product MKDAQKPDHVSLNTLILRLKEGRFVIPDFQREFEWKPWDIRDLMRSIFLDYYIGSLLLWRGKKENFDALSCEAIYGFNGDGRPESIVLDGQQRLTAIYYAFLAPAINLPSRSNQAIYTINIEKFMAEIYDEAFGYDWLTQRWKKILGNPEEQFENHIFPLSVVGSGGWDLPNWVQGYEQFWRKKAADAESSGDSAKFDIANQNVENARMFGNHLKGITEQYQISYIELDQDLEIDKVCDIFTQINSRGVRLDIFDLVNALLKPKGLKLKQMWRDAAPRLEFVDTERMNVYILQVMSILRQGYCSPKYLYFLLPGQEKQVRNPDGSRYKEVLIADIAEFEKAWNKAVSALESAIKVLQHPQEFGAIKSDYLPYVSILPAFAALQAHVNVLPAARQLDAQRKIRHWYWASVFNNRYSGAVESTTARDFIDLKAWIDEDALEPSFVFEFANTFRNLDLRKETKRGTSVYNGIFNLLVLQGARDWMKGTVPLHNNLDDHHIVPASWGAEHVKGGLIHTILNRTPMTAETNRLVIRGRLPNAYLPELIRESGEATVRAILESHFISPAAFDILLREPFTPEDFEAFITDRQRTIIDAIENLLIKERLDLTPQLRELDAAIEQVELPLRQVIEGASTGDLSSIPPHVLQKVDVRLSRALKKNAALNGEHYQTLAGKLEYFGLRELQDTITSKALWPNFETIFANKETLIKKFDQLAELRNGIRHSRSVDEITRKEGEAAILWFNQVLKK is encoded by the coding sequence ATGAAAGACGCCCAAAAACCTGACCATGTCAGCCTCAACACGCTCATCTTAAGGCTGAAAGAGGGACGATTTGTCATTCCAGACTTCCAACGGGAGTTCGAATGGAAGCCGTGGGACATTCGGGACCTGATGCGGTCCATCTTTCTTGACTACTATATTGGTAGTCTGCTCCTTTGGAGAGGTAAGAAGGAAAACTTCGACGCCCTTTCTTGTGAAGCGATCTATGGCTTTAATGGAGATGGACGACCAGAATCCATCGTCCTTGATGGCCAGCAACGCCTTACGGCAATATATTATGCTTTCCTCGCTCCCGCTATCAACCTTCCCAGCCGGTCAAATCAAGCCATCTATACCATAAACATTGAAAAATTCATGGCCGAGATATACGACGAAGCTTTTGGCTATGATTGGCTCACGCAACGGTGGAAGAAAATTCTCGGCAACCCCGAGGAACAATTTGAGAATCATATTTTCCCATTATCTGTTGTCGGTTCAGGTGGTTGGGACCTGCCGAACTGGGTCCAGGGCTACGAGCAATTTTGGCGGAAAAAGGCCGCAGATGCTGAATCATCGGGAGACTCCGCCAAGTTCGATATTGCTAATCAAAACGTCGAAAATGCCAGGATGTTTGGCAATCACCTCAAGGGCATTACTGAACAATACCAAATATCTTATATTGAGTTAGATCAAGACCTTGAGATAGACAAGGTCTGCGATATTTTCACGCAGATCAATAGCCGGGGCGTTCGCCTGGACATTTTTGACCTCGTTAACGCCTTGCTGAAACCCAAGGGTCTTAAGCTCAAACAAATGTGGCGCGACGCCGCCCCCCGTTTGGAGTTCGTTGATACCGAAAGAATGAACGTCTATATCCTCCAGGTCATGTCGATCCTGCGCCAAGGTTATTGTTCGCCTAAATACCTCTACTTCCTCTTGCCGGGCCAGGAAAAACAGGTGCGCAACCCAGACGGCAGTCGCTACAAAGAGGTCTTGATTGCTGACATCGCCGAATTTGAAAAGGCTTGGAACAAGGCAGTGTCAGCCCTGGAATCAGCCATTAAGGTATTGCAACATCCCCAGGAGTTTGGCGCCATCAAATCGGACTACCTGCCCTACGTGTCAATCCTCCCGGCCTTCGCCGCCTTGCAAGCTCACGTTAACGTGCTACCGGCGGCGCGCCAGCTTGACGCGCAGCGCAAGATTCGACATTGGTATTGGGCCTCTGTTTTCAATAACCGCTATTCCGGCGCAGTGGAATCCACCACTGCCCGCGATTTCATCGACCTCAAAGCCTGGATCGATGAGGATGCTTTAGAGCCATCTTTTGTCTTTGAGTTTGCCAATACATTTCGCAACCTGGACCTGCGCAAGGAAACCAAGCGCGGCACTTCAGTTTATAATGGCATATTCAATCTCTTAGTCCTCCAGGGGGCGCGAGATTGGATGAAAGGGACTGTCCCTTTGCATAATAATCTCGATGACCATCACATTGTTCCAGCATCCTGGGGTGCAGAACACGTGAAGGGGGGTCTTATTCACACAATCCTCAACCGGACGCCGATGACGGCCGAAACCAACCGGCTTGTCATCCGTGGACGTCTGCCCAACGCCTATCTGCCAGAATTGATCAGAGAAAGTGGTGAGGCGACGGTTCGGGCCATTTTGGAATCGCATTTTATTTCTCCGGCAGCATTTGACATTCTCCTGCGCGAACCGTTCACCCCTGAAGATTTCGAGGCCTTCATTACCGATCGCCAGCGGACGATAATTGATGCCATTGAAAACCTGCTCATCAAAGAACGTTTAGACCTGACGCCACAGCTTAGAGAACTTGACGCCGCCATTGAGCAGGTGGAACTGCCGTTGCGGCAAGTCATAGAAGGGGCAAGCACTGGCGACTTATCATCAATTCCGCCTCACGTGCTCCAAAAAGTTGATGTCCGTCTCTCCCGCGCCCTCAAGAAGAATGCCGCCCTCAATGGCGAACATTACCAGACCCTGGCCGGGAAGCTGGAGTATTTCGGCTTGCGCGAGCTGCAAGACACCATTACCAGCAAAGCCCTCTGGCCAAACTTCGAAACTATCTTTGCCAACAAAGAGACCCTCATTAAGAAATTCGATCAACTGGCGGAACTGCGCAACGGTATTCGCCACAGTCGCAGCGTAGACGAGATCACTCGGAAAGAAGGTGAAGCGGCGATCCTCTGGTTCAACCAGGTTTTGAAAAAATGA
- a CDS encoding type I restriction-modification system subunit M — protein MDNSTLSLSQLESHLWEAANILRGPVDAADFKTYVFPLLFFKRLSDVYDEEYQEALKEAGGDEEYARFPQNYRFQIPEDCHWRDVRAVATNVGQALQTAMRCIETANPETLYGIFGDAQWTNKDRLSDALLRDLIEHFSKIPLGNAVAQADILGQSYEYLIKKFADLTNKKAGEFYTPRAVVRLMVNILDPQEGESIYDPACGTGGMLLEAIHHVREHHGDVRTLWGRLFGQEKNLTTSAIARMNLILHGAADFKIIRADTLRQPAFFSGDNLATYDCVIANPPFSLEKWGEEVWTSDPFGRNFAGMPPAKSGDFAWVQHMIKSMAPKTGRMAVVLPHGVLFRMGAEGKIRQKLLNMDLLEAVIGLGPNLFYGTGLAACILIFRLRKPPEHRNKVLIIDASQEFKKGRAQNELLPDHVAHIYTWYRDYADVEGIARVVTLEEIATNDYILNIPRYVEPRVEQEVLSIEETLQRLRQSAEAAFAAEEKLIGLLKREGLLI, from the coding sequence TTGGACAACAGCACTCTTTCTTTATCGCAACTTGAATCACACCTCTGGGAAGCCGCCAATATTTTGCGCGGGCCGGTGGACGCCGCCGACTTCAAGACGTACGTGTTTCCTTTGCTGTTCTTTAAGCGCCTTAGCGACGTGTACGATGAAGAGTATCAGGAGGCCTTGAAAGAGGCTGGTGGCGATGAGGAATACGCCCGCTTCCCCCAGAACTACCGCTTTCAGATCCCAGAAGACTGCCACTGGCGGGATGTGCGGGCCGTTGCCACCAATGTTGGCCAGGCCCTCCAGACAGCCATGCGCTGCATCGAAACTGCCAACCCGGAGACGCTCTACGGTATTTTTGGAGACGCCCAGTGGACCAACAAAGACCGCCTCTCTGACGCCTTGCTGCGTGACCTTATCGAGCACTTCTCCAAGATACCTTTGGGCAATGCTGTCGCCCAGGCTGATATTCTCGGTCAATCGTATGAATATCTCATCAAGAAGTTCGCCGATCTGACCAATAAAAAGGCGGGTGAGTTCTACACACCGCGCGCGGTCGTGCGACTCATGGTAAACATCCTGGACCCTCAGGAGGGCGAATCCATTTATGATCCCGCTTGCGGCACCGGAGGGATGCTCCTGGAGGCCATTCATCACGTTCGCGAGCACCATGGTGACGTCCGCACCCTCTGGGGCCGGTTGTTCGGCCAGGAAAAGAACCTGACCACCTCGGCCATTGCCCGCATGAACCTTATCCTCCACGGCGCCGCCGATTTCAAAATCATACGGGCCGACACCTTGCGTCAGCCAGCCTTTTTTTCCGGCGACAACCTCGCCACCTATGACTGCGTTATAGCCAATCCGCCCTTTTCGCTTGAAAAATGGGGAGAGGAAGTTTGGACCAGCGACCCTTTCGGAAGAAATTTTGCTGGTATGCCCCCGGCCAAGAGCGGTGATTTCGCCTGGGTGCAACACATGATAAAATCCATGGCCCCAAAGACCGGGCGCATGGCGGTGGTGCTGCCTCATGGGGTGCTGTTTCGCATGGGCGCTGAGGGCAAGATACGCCAGAAGCTTTTGAATATGGACCTGCTGGAAGCCGTCATCGGCCTCGGACCCAACCTCTTCTATGGTACCGGGCTTGCTGCCTGCATCCTCATTTTTCGCCTGAGGAAGCCGCCGGAACACCGCAATAAAGTGCTTATCATTGATGCTTCCCAAGAGTTTAAGAAGGGGCGTGCCCAGAATGAATTGCTCCCGGACCATGTGGCGCACATCTATACATGGTATCGGGATTACGCCGATGTTGAGGGGATTGCCAGGGTGGTTACCCTGGAGGAGATCGCCACCAACGACTATATCCTCAACATCCCTCGCTACGTGGAACCAAGAGTTGAACAGGAAGTCCTTTCCATCGAAGAGACCCTGCAGCGGCTGCGACAAAGCGCCGAAGCGGCATTCGCGGCCGAAGAGAAGCTCATCGGCCTCTTGAAAAGGGAAGGCCTGCTCATCTGA
- a CDS encoding ARPP-1 family domain-containing protein, whose amino-acid sequence MSLKNFSLVDKQMGLAVFIDGKIAGVEFLGQHDKFQLLYHKLVSSYVMDALENNVEASKEQTTRSFNALIEFLANAAKSPMDRRKSVSVGWDIRLESENVVGAGLEFENQILQLSLFQKDIGQKTGNNERPMRRASGRRHNLVR is encoded by the coding sequence TTGAGTCTAAAAAACTTTTCCCTGGTGGATAAGCAAATGGGCCTGGCAGTGTTTATTGATGGCAAGATAGCCGGTGTCGAATTTTTAGGGCAACATGACAAATTCCAGCTCCTCTATCACAAATTGGTATCAAGTTATGTCATGGATGCCCTGGAGAATAATGTTGAGGCCTCCAAAGAACAAACTACTCGTTCCTTTAATGCGTTAATTGAATTTCTGGCAAATGCGGCTAAATCCCCTATGGACAGGAGAAAGTCTGTGTCTGTGGGATGGGATATTCGCCTTGAATCAGAGAATGTCGTTGGGGCAGGGTTGGAGTTCGAAAACCAGATTTTGCAGTTAAGCCTTTTTCAGAAAGATATTGGTCAAAAGACTGGTAATAATGAGAGGCCTATGCGCCGGGCTTCCGGGAGACGCCATAACCTGGTGAGATAA
- a CDS encoding IS1634 family transposase: protein MFVRIKGKEPNRYLQIVENHREGKRTVQRVLATLGRVDQLTAHGEVDILLKSLSRFATQVQVIEGYRQGSLEAGTMQLIGPDLVFGRLWRQLGLDQILSRRLQDRHFEFSVERAIYLTVLHRLFESGSDRAADKWGRDVQVPGSDNLGLHHLYRAMRWLGNHKDDVEESLFHHRRDLFTELSLAFFDTTSIYFEGHGGESLGKFGFSKDHRPDRRQMIVGAVLTGEGQPVCCELWPGNLSDAKALLPVVDRLRRRFDLQQVCWVADRGMISQTTMQELQDRGLQYILGGRLRRQREIREQVLGRPGRYQQVADNLKVKEVWVESRRYIICLNPLEAAKDAADRQAILKTLAERLKQGAKGIIGNRGYRRFLKIEKGAVHLDPARIEAEARFDGKYVLCTNTTLPAAEVARQYKRLYLVERFFRATKSLLDTRPVFHQWDATIRGHVFCSFLALVLLDELQRRLRSRGWELSWSDIRQDLLALAEVEVRQEDQLYFLRTALQGCAGKVLQAVGVKIPAPVRPKENSVVPKDTRAHITN from the coding sequence ATGTTTGTCAGGATAAAAGGCAAAGAGCCCAACCGTTATCTGCAGATCGTTGAAAATCATCGCGAGGGTAAACGTACCGTGCAGCGCGTCCTGGCCACCTTGGGGCGGGTCGATCAACTGACCGCCCATGGTGAAGTAGATATTCTGCTGAAATCCTTGAGTCGGTTTGCCACTCAGGTCCAAGTGATTGAGGGCTATCGTCAAGGCAGCCTGGAAGCCGGGACCATGCAGCTGATCGGTCCAGACTTGGTGTTCGGTCGGTTGTGGCGCCAACTGGGTTTGGACCAGATATTGAGCCGTCGGCTGCAAGATCGGCATTTCGAATTCTCGGTAGAGCGGGCGATTTATCTGACTGTTTTGCATCGGCTCTTCGAGTCTGGCTCCGATCGAGCCGCGGATAAGTGGGGGCGTGATGTGCAGGTCCCTGGCTCTGACAACCTGGGATTACATCACCTCTATCGGGCTATGCGGTGGTTGGGCAATCACAAGGACGATGTGGAGGAATCCCTCTTTCATCACCGCCGGGACCTGTTCACCGAACTGTCTTTGGCCTTTTTTGATACCACCAGTATCTACTTTGAGGGTCATGGTGGTGAGAGCCTGGGCAAATTCGGCTTTTCCAAGGACCATCGACCGGATCGTCGGCAGATGATCGTCGGCGCCGTCCTGACCGGAGAAGGTCAACCGGTCTGTTGCGAATTGTGGCCCGGTAACCTCTCGGACGCCAAGGCCTTGTTGCCCGTGGTGGATCGCCTGCGGCGTCGATTCGACCTCCAGCAGGTCTGTTGGGTAGCAGATCGGGGCATGATCAGCCAGACGACCATGCAGGAACTGCAAGACCGCGGGCTCCAGTACATCTTGGGCGGCCGCTTGCGGCGTCAGCGGGAGATTAGAGAGCAGGTCCTGGGACGTCCTGGTCGCTATCAGCAGGTAGCTGATAATCTTAAGGTAAAAGAGGTCTGGGTAGAGTCCCGGCGCTACATCATCTGTCTGAATCCTCTGGAAGCGGCTAAAGATGCGGCCGATCGTCAGGCCATCCTCAAGACCCTAGCAGAAAGGCTCAAACAGGGGGCCAAAGGTATCATCGGCAACCGGGGTTATCGTCGGTTTCTGAAAATCGAGAAGGGCGCTGTCCACCTCGATCCTGCCAGAATCGAGGCAGAAGCTCGTTTTGACGGCAAATACGTGCTCTGCACGAATACTACCCTGCCAGCTGCAGAAGTTGCCCGGCAATATAAACGGCTGTATCTGGTAGAGAGGTTTTTCCGAGCCACCAAATCCCTGTTGGACACGCGGCCGGTCTTTCACCAGTGGGATGCGACGATTCGGGGGCATGTCTTCTGTTCGTTTCTGGCCTTGGTGTTACTCGACGAACTGCAGCGCCGACTCCGGTCACGTGGCTGGGAACTCTCCTGGTCCGACATCCGCCAGGATCTTCTGGCCCTGGCAGAAGTCGAGGTACGACAGGAGGACCAGTTGTACTTCTTGCGTACTGCCCTTCAAGGGTGTGCCGGCAAGGTCCTTCAGGCTGTGGGCGTCAAAATACCTGCGCCAGTTCGTCCCAAAGAAAATAGTGTGGTGCCAAAGGACACTCGCGCCCATATAACCAATTGA
- the istB gene encoding IS21-like element helper ATPase IstB: protein MIPRLDLQLKSLSLTKILAHYQEEAHKAAQEKLSYENYLARLVEMEAMSKLDRSINAKIHKARFPSLKTLEEFDFSFQPQLNEKEIIRLASLDFLEKKENLLFLGPPGVGKTHLAIAFGVKACMAKYRVLFIRTQDLLTDLSVAHKTGRLGQVLLNLSRLDLVILDELGYLPITPEQANLLFQLVSIRYEKGAMILTSNYGFEDWGPIFTDQVIAAAIIDPLVHHSHIFVINGNSFRMKQKLLPEAA, encoded by the coding sequence ATGATCCCCCGACTGGACCTGCAGCTCAAGAGCCTGTCATTAACCAAAATCTTGGCCCACTACCAGGAGGAAGCCCACAAGGCCGCCCAGGAAAAACTTTCTTACGAAAACTACTTGGCCCGGCTAGTGGAAATGGAGGCCATGAGCAAACTGGACCGCTCTATCAATGCCAAGATTCACAAGGCTCGTTTCCCCTCCTTGAAAACCCTGGAAGAGTTTGATTTCTCCTTTCAGCCGCAGCTCAACGAAAAAGAGATCATCCGGCTTGCTTCCCTGGACTTTCTGGAGAAAAAAGAAAACCTGCTTTTCCTGGGGCCTCCAGGCGTCGGCAAGACCCATCTGGCCATTGCCTTTGGCGTTAAAGCCTGCATGGCCAAGTATCGGGTCTTATTTATCCGTACCCAAGATCTGTTGACTGATCTCAGTGTGGCTCACAAAACCGGCCGGCTGGGCCAGGTGCTGTTGAACCTCTCCCGACTGGACCTGGTGATTCTGGACGAACTAGGCTATCTGCCCATCACCCCGGAACAGGCCAATCTCCTTTTTCAATTAGTATCGATTCGCTATGAGAAGGGGGCCATGATTTTGACCAGTAATTACGGCTTCGAAGATTGGGGACCGATTTTTACCGACCAGGTAATCGCTGCTGCCATCATTGACCCTCTGGTGCACCACTCCCATATTTTTGTGATTAACGGGAATAGTTTTCGCATGAAACAGAAGCTTTTACCAGAGGCCGCATGA